One Helicobacter ganmani genomic region harbors:
- a CDS encoding type IV secretion system protein, with the protein MEEKSININIKELLNEVAGALHKVIQHSYEPIFSAVQNTLYHQASYTIILLVVIFWLLRLLKTGYPTREELFEAGKWIGLVCFIYAIFYSYAGYIEFIKLLSLPASWLRNATGGLIEGDNIVEIVTQTFKKLAELNARLWNQLVENYTPKKIYIPVVYEISQYIPSFIGILPFLLFYLSFAFLMIGIILIVQVSGYIALIILSIAPVMIPLLFNRNLRAYFFSWLNLYISYSLYAPLALIILGVALAVIQKNLELPDTELQSIATGFMSILYHFSSGLILSILCIYLLLQIPNWVSQVMRMQGLINGGVGAGVATMAGAGVGVVTGGAGSIAGGMLAKAQGERILKGATSGGLKGLAQHIPGAKTYNAIMEKGKTATGGKAKDAVASVE; encoded by the coding sequence ATGGAAGAAAAGAGCATAAATATAAATATAAAAGAATTACTCAATGAAGTAGCTGGGGCTTTGCATAAAGTGATTCAACATTCCTATGAACCGATTTTTAGTGCAGTGCAAAATACACTCTATCATCAAGCCTCTTATACCATTATTCTTTTGGTGGTAATTTTTTGGTTATTGAGGCTTTTAAAAACAGGTTATCCTACACGAGAGGAACTCTTTGAGGCGGGGAAATGGATAGGGCTTGTTTGCTTTATTTATGCTATTTTTTATTCCTATGCAGGCTATATAGAATTTATCAAACTTTTAAGCCTCCCTGCAAGTTGGTTGAGGAATGCGACAGGCGGTTTGATAGAGGGAGATAATATTGTAGAGATAGTTACACAAACCTTTAAAAAATTGGCTGAATTAAATGCGAGATTGTGGAATCAATTAGTGGAAAATTATACACCAAAAAAAATTTATATTCCTGTTGTATATGAAATAAGTCAATATATCCCATCTTTCATTGGAATTTTACCTTTTTTATTATTCTATCTCTCTTTTGCATTTTTAATGATTGGCATTATTCTCATCGTTCAAGTTTCAGGTTACATTGCTTTAATTATTTTATCCATTGCGCCCGTAATGATTCCATTGCTTTTTAATAGGAATTTACGAGCTTATTTTTTCTCTTGGTTGAATCTTTATATTTCTTATTCTCTTTATGCGCCTTTGGCTCTTATCATCTTAGGCGTTGCGCTTGCTGTAATACAAAAAAACTTAGAATTGCCAGACACAGAACTTCAATCCATAGCCACAGGATTTATGAGTATTTTATATCATTTTTCATCAGGACTAATTTTATCTATTCTCTGCATTTACCTCTTACTCCAAATTCCAAATTGGGTATCACAAGTTATGAGAATGCAAGGACTTATTAATGGAGGTGTAGGCGCGGGTGTCGCTACAATGGCAGGAGCTGGTGTAGGTGTAGTAACAGGAGGCGCAGGAAGTATTGCAGGAGGAATGTTAGCCAAAGCTCAAGGTGAAAGAATTTTAAAAGGTGCTACAAGTGGCGGACTTAAAGGATTGGCGCAACATATTCCTGGTGCAAAAACATATAACGCAATAATGGAAAAAGGAAAAACTGCAACAGGCGGAAAAGCTAAAGACGCAGTTGCTTCAGTAGAATAA
- a CDS encoding type IA DNA topoisomerase, translating into MQLNNTLIIIESPNKTKKIAEITGALVLATIGHFKGLTNEIVKDYESYEPILDFKDDNAKYRINQILNASKGKEVYIATDPDREGYGIGYMVYELIKNLATSIKRAEFFEITESGIEKGIKEAIPFAQSNFNDYESWKARAVSDKLVGFLLSPKYMKLCNDKNNSIGRVQTPVLSLIVSKELQIQDFLNSSANKKVEYKIKAKLKSGNLEFLALGENLYESKEEAQETLNNLSATKESFVFAKEIKESQIKPKEPYRTSQFQEAMNRVYGFEPEASMKLAQALFEKGLITYHRTDSNALSREFLEELESHLKDKEYYQKREYKAGSQSQAEAHEAIRITHYHDLSALDSLIDKEDFRENKDNLKKAYKLIYLNSIASQAKNAINENIIYDFSITTFSFKAKVSKCIYKGFKEISIDNEEAETESQELNLNLNEKESVEILGFELSEVKKQAPKHYKESNFISLLEKNGIGRPSTYATYLPKLLERGYIEIVKKGKNSNIVATKKGLDFLSIVKVNDEWITQSEFTKQMESTLDEISQGKVGYLDYIKLIHQKLEFAEVSTKDSNAPLPPKEGSLNLAKKIAKETNLELPEGIESDYRICNKFIEENKDKSKRPPSEKQIGLAEKIAKEQNLKLPNNYKEDWKICSDFIAKNVKKK; encoded by the coding sequence ATGCAATTAAACAACACTCTTATCATCATTGAAAGCCCAAATAAGACTAAGAAAATCGCAGAGATTACAGGGGCTTTAGTTTTAGCTACCATAGGACACTTTAAAGGCTTAACAAATGAAATCGTGAAAGATTATGAATCTTATGAGCCTATTTTAGACTTTAAAGACGATAACGCAAAATATCGTATCAATCAAATCCTTAACGCCTCTAAAGGTAAAGAGGTTTATATCGCTACTGACCCCGATAGAGAGGGATATGGAATCGGATATATGGTTTATGAACTCATTAAAAATCTTGCAACGAGTATCAAAAGAGCAGAGTTTTTTGAGATTACAGAAAGTGGGATTGAAAAAGGGATAAAAGAGGCAATTCCATTCGCACAAAGCAATTTTAATGATTATGAGAGCTGGAAAGCAAGAGCGGTAAGCGATAAATTAGTAGGATTCCTCTTAAGCCCAAAATATATGAAACTTTGCAACGATAAAAACAATTCCATAGGGAGAGTGCAAACACCTGTTTTAAGCCTTATTGTAAGCAAAGAATTGCAAATCCAAGACTTTTTAAATTCTAGTGCAAATAAAAAAGTAGAATACAAAATAAAAGCCAAGTTAAAAAGCGGTAATTTAGAATTTTTGGCTTTAGGAGAGAATCTCTATGAGAGTAAAGAGGAAGCACAAGAAACTTTAAACAATTTAAGCGCGACCAAAGAATCTTTTGTTTTTGCAAAAGAGATTAAAGAATCCCAAATTAAGCCCAAAGAGCCTTATAGAACTTCACAATTTCAAGAGGCAATGAATCGTGTGTATGGCTTTGAACCTGAAGCTAGTATGAAACTAGCCCAAGCCCTTTTTGAAAAAGGCTTAATCACTTATCATCGCACCGATTCTAATGCACTCTCTCGTGAGTTTTTAGAGGAATTAGAATCACATTTGAAAGACAAAGAATATTATCAAAAGAGAGAATACAAGGCAGGAAGCCAAAGTCAAGCAGAGGCACACGAAGCGATTAGAATCACACATTATCACGATTTAAGTGCGCTGGATTCTTTAATTGACAAAGAGGATTTTAGAGAAAACAAAGACAATCTCAAGAAAGCCTACAAACTTATTTATTTAAACTCCATTGCCTCACAAGCTAAAAACGCCATTAATGAAAATATCATTTATGATTTTAGTATTACGACTTTTAGCTTTAAGGCAAAGGTTAGCAAATGTATCTACAAAGGATTTAAAGAAATTTCCATAGACAATGAGGAAGCAGAGACAGAATCCCAAGAGTTAAATTTGAATTTAAATGAAAAAGAGAGTGTTGAGATTTTAGGCTTTGAATTATCCGAAGTGAAAAAACAAGCTCCAAAACACTACAAAGAAAGCAACTTCATCTCCCTTTTAGAGAAAAATGGAATCGGACGCCCAAGCACTTATGCTACTTATTTGCCAAAGTTACTTGAGAGAGGCTACATTGAGATTGTGAAAAAAGGCAAGAATAGCAATATTGTTGCCACAAAAAAAGGACTAGATTTTCTCTCCATTGTAAAAGTTAATGATGAATGGATTACACAAAGTGAATTTACAAAGCAAATGGAAAGCACACTTGATGAAATCTCACAAGGAAAAGTTGGCTATTTAGACTACATTAAACTCATTCATCAAAAGCTAGAATTTGCAGAAGTTAGCACCAAAGATTCTAATGCGCCATTGCCACCAAAAGAAGGTTCGCTAAATCTTGCTAAAAAAATAGCAAAGGAAACAAATTTGGAATTACCAGAGGGGATTGAGAGCGATTATAGAATCTGCAACAAATTTATTGAGGAAAATAAAGATAAATCTAAAAGACCACCAAGTGAGAAGCAAATTGGTTTAGCAGAAAAGATTGCAAAAGAGCAAAATTTAAAGCTTCCAAACAATTATAAGGAGGATTGGAAAATATGCAGTGATTTTATTGCCAAAAATGTTAAGAAAAAATAA
- a CDS encoding single-stranded DNA-binding protein produces MNQVTLCGNLGRDFDLSYTQNGLPYAKNSLAISKRTTKKEGNETITKDRTDWIPLTIFGRRAEIAHQYFKKGDKFLCNGEIYTSVYSDENGQPKYSWEVLVKNFEFVTSKAKETPNEQNTQPEPEIVYEGTQASQQQIEEMAQIAENAEIPF; encoded by the coding sequence ATGAATCAAGTTACACTATGTGGGAATTTAGGTAGAGATTTTGACCTCTCTTATACGCAAAATGGACTTCCTTATGCAAAAAACTCTCTTGCAATCTCAAAGAGAACTACAAAGAAAGAGGGAAATGAGACAATCACAAAAGACCGCACAGATTGGATTCCCTTAACAATCTTTGGCAGGAGAGCTGAAATTGCTCATCAATATTTCAAGAAAGGCGATAAGTTTTTATGCAATGGAGAGATTTACACTTCTGTTTATTCTGACGAAAATGGACAACCAAAATATTCGTGGGAAGTGTTAGTAAAAAACTTTGAATTTGTAACTTCTAAAGCAAAAGAGACACCAAATGAACAAAATACACAACCTGAACCTGAAATTGTTTATGAGGGAACACAAGCTTCACAACAGCAAATTGAGGAAATGGCACAGATAGCAGAAAATGCCGAGATTCCTTTTTAA
- a CDS encoding thermonuclease family protein: MRISKFLKLNLKGTFSPLKLAMIILFVLYGLSLVIGDLSKEIQGEIIKVYDGDTITLVENQEKVKIRLYGLDAPELNQRFGKEAREYLLSLCPLHAQAKIKIIDKDKYKRVVGIVYCNEINVNEKLVENGFAWAYREYSNDYVVLENKARKNTMGLWGEANPLKPSEFRRKQ, translated from the coding sequence ATGAGGATTTCAAAGTTTTTAAAATTGAATCTTAAGGGGACTTTCTCCCCTTTAAAACTTGCGATGATTATTTTATTTGTCTTGTATGGCTTATCTCTTGTTATAGGAGATTTAAGCAAAGAGATTCAAGGCGAGATTATTAAAGTTTATGATGGCGATACTATCACGCTCGTTGAGAATCAAGAGAAAGTAAAGATTAGGCTTTATGGCTTAGACGCACCAGAACTCAATCAAAGATTCGGAAAAGAAGCAAGAGAATATCTTTTAAGTCTATGTCCTTTGCACGCACAAGCAAAAATAAAAATAATAGATAAAGACAAATATAAAAGAGTGGTTGGAATCGTATATTGCAATGAAATCAATGTGAATGAAAAGCTTGTAGAAAATGGATTTGCTTGGGCTTATAGAGAATACTCTAATGATTATGTTGTTTTGGAAAACAAGGCTAGAAAAAACACTATGGGATTATGGGGCGAAGCAAATCCACTTAAGCCTAGTGAGTTTAGGAGGAAACAATAA
- a CDS encoding YopX family protein: MKPILDVCCGGRMFYADKENPNVLFCDKRFFETTFKKVGKDEKFSVKPDRIVDFRKDKGYFLGAWGNNDDWIDDDFCKGCCQVIGNIHETPELLESLEN, encoded by the coding sequence ATGAAACCTATCCTTGATGTGTGCTGCGGTGGCAGAATGTTTTATGCGGATAAAGAGAATCCTAATGTGCTGTTTTGCGACAAAAGATTCTTTGAAACTACCTTTAAAAAAGTGGGTAAAGACGAAAAGTTTAGCGTTAAACCCGATAGGATTGTAGATTTTAGAAAAGATAAAGGATATTTTCTTGGTGCTTGGGGTAATAACGATGATTGGATAGATGATGATTTTTGTAAGGGTTGTTGTCAAGTCATCGGCAATATCCACGAGACTCCCGAATTATTAGAATCCTTAGAGAATTAA
- a CDS encoding ribbon-helix-helix domain-containing protein encodes MGTNKFEAKKKKVSESKIENFINNKKEVSKVGRKPKDLEQKKTKMVSLYFSESDYQIIKERADKKRLSVSQYITSSLFE; translated from the coding sequence ATGGGAACAAATAAATTTGAAGCTAAAAAGAAAAAAGTGAGTGAAAGCAAAATAGAAAATTTCATTAACAATAAAAAAGAAGTCTCTAAGGTTGGTAGAAAACCAAAAGACTTAGAACAAAAGAAAACAAAAATGGTGAGCCTTTATTTCTCCGAAAGTGATTATCAAATCATCAAAGAAAGAGCAGACAAGAAGCGATTAAGTGTTAGTCAATATATTACTTCAAGTCTTTTTGAGTAG
- a CDS encoding ParA family protein produces the protein MIYSICNEKGGSGKTTLAINLATKLNTKNKTLLIDLDPQKSINAFLSFRDENKMPFDFKSSNNEELQSLITQALQNYANIVIDTGGRDSKEMRSAMIYSDICIIPTIPNGLDASVLDKMLDYLKEAKKIQKKLKGFVLITKANSNPFLKYKIKEFQEFLKSKNTKKDFCLLDSILYEREAYKESILQGKGITENLKNSKKAQEEFLQVFQELERNINGNK, from the coding sequence ATGATTTATTCCATCTGTAATGAAAAGGGGGGAAGTGGCAAGACAACTCTAGCTATTAATCTTGCTACAAAATTGAATACAAAAAATAAGACCCTCCTTATTGATTTAGACCCGCAAAAAAGCATTAACGCATTTCTATCTTTCAGAGATGAGAATAAAATGCCTTTTGATTTTAAAAGCAGCAATAATGAGGAATTGCAATCTCTTATCACACAAGCATTACAAAATTATGCGAATATTGTAATAGATACAGGCGGTAGAGATTCTAAAGAAATGCGTAGTGCAATGATTTATAGTGATATTTGCATTATTCCGACTATCCCCAATGGATTAGACGCTTCTGTGTTGGATAAAATGTTAGATTATCTAAAAGAAGCCAAAAAGATTCAAAAGAAACTCAAAGGATTTGTTCTTATCACAAAGGCAAATTCTAATCCATTCTTAAAGTATAAAATTAAAGAATTTCAAGAGTTTTTAAAAAGCAAGAATACAAAAAAAGATTTTTGTCTTTTAGATTCTATTCTGTATGAGAGAGAAGCTTACAAAGAATCTATTTTGCAAGGCAAAGGTATCACAGAAAATTTAAAAAACTCTAAAAAAGCGCAAGAGGAATTTTTACAAGTATTTCAAGAGCTAGAAAGGAATATCAATGGGAACAAATAA
- a CDS encoding Panacea domain-containing protein → MKSDTISAYDVALYFLFRARELGAGDIISNLKMQKLLYYAQGHFLATYQKPLFDDKIEAWEYGPVVKNVYDSFKCYGRLAIDFKELDNFKSDIYTDEHLDTLPFVFNKYNISAIELMHKTHSESPWLEYHNPYIPREIPQEAIKKFFTEMFKQEAERYI, encoded by the coding sequence ATGAAAAGCGATACAATCAGTGCATATGATGTGGCGTTGTATTTTTTGTTTCGTGCTAGAGAATTAGGAGCTGGAGACATAATTTCTAATCTTAAAATGCAAAAATTACTTTATTATGCACAAGGGCATTTTTTAGCTACTTATCAAAAGCCTCTATTTGATGATAAAATAGAGGCTTGGGAGTATGGACCTGTGGTAAAAAATGTGTATGATAGCTTTAAGTGTTATGGTAGGTTGGCAATAGATTTTAAAGAACTAGACAATTTTAAAAGCGACATTTATACAGATGAACATTTAGACACCTTGCCCTTTGTGTTTAATAAATACAATATTTCTGCAATAGAACTTATGCATAAAACGCATAGTGAATCGCCCTGGTTGGAATACCACAATCCGTATATACCAAGAGAAATTCCTCAAGAAGCGATAAAAAAGTTTTTTACAGAAATGTTTAAACAAGAGGCAGAGAGATATATATAA
- the glmU gene encoding bifunctional UDP-N-acetylglucosamine diphosphorylase/glucosamine-1-phosphate N-acetyltransferase GlmU, translating to MNKNSLSIVILAAGKGTRMKSNTPKVLHRICGREMLYYSIKESLKLSNDVCVILGFEAERIKEKMQEYFGDKIRFLYQDLVDFPGTGGALKGYLPKYKKVLVLNGDMPLVQAEELSKFMHLDSEVVMSVLDLPNTNGYGRVVIRENQVQEIIEEKDANAEILALHTLNAGVYCFNREILESYLPRLDNNNAQKEYYLTDIIALARRDSVTIMPLFVEITNFKGVNDKLDLARAEEILGDRIKESWIKKGVLMCLPNTIYIEEGVEFVGECVVENGVRICGDSKIIHSHIKAQSIIESSIIESSDVGPLAHLRPQSVIKNTHIGNFVEVKKSQLESVKAGHLSYIGDSEIGSGTNIGAGFITCNYNGKSKHKTIIGKNVFIGSDSQAVAPVVIEDDCLIGAGSTIRRNLKKGELFVTRGEEVSKAGFFYKFFNKKS from the coding sequence ATGAATAAAAACTCCTTATCCATTGTAATTTTAGCGGCTGGTAAAGGCACGCGTATGAAGTCTAATACTCCTAAAGTCTTACATAGAATTTGTGGGCGTGAAATGCTATATTATAGCATTAAGGAATCTCTGAAGTTAAGCAATGATGTTTGTGTGATTTTGGGTTTTGAAGCAGAACGGATTAAAGAAAAAATGCAAGAATATTTTGGAGATAAAATCCGCTTTTTATACCAAGATTTGGTAGATTTTCCCGGAACAGGTGGAGCGCTTAAAGGTTATTTACCAAAATATAAGAAAGTTTTGGTTTTAAATGGTGATATGCCTTTGGTGCAAGCAGAGGAATTGTCAAAATTTATGCACTTGGATTCTGAAGTTGTGATGAGTGTGCTTGATTTGCCTAATACAAATGGTTATGGACGTGTTGTTATTCGCGAGAATCAAGTGCAAGAAATTATAGAAGAAAAAGATGCGAATGCGGAAATTCTGGCACTTCACACATTAAATGCTGGGGTTTATTGTTTTAACCGCGAAATTTTAGAATCTTATCTGCCGCGTTTGGATAATAATAATGCACAAAAAGAATATTATTTGACAGATATTATTGCACTTGCAAGAAGGGATTCTGTAACTATTATGCCTTTATTTGTGGAGATTACAAATTTTAAAGGCGTAAATGATAAATTAGACCTTGCGAGAGCGGAAGAAATTTTGGGCGATCGCATCAAGGAATCTTGGATAAAAAAAGGTGTTTTAATGTGTTTGCCTAATACAATTTATATTGAAGAGGGCGTGGAATTTGTCGGTGAATGTGTAGTGGAAAATGGTGTCCGTATTTGTGGGGATTCTAAAATCATTCATTCCCATATTAAGGCACAAAGCATTATAGAATCTAGTATTATAGAATCTAGTGATGTGGGACCTTTAGCGCATTTGCGTCCTCAAAGCGTGATAAAAAATACGCATATTGGAAACTTTGTAGAAGTAAAAAAATCCCAATTAGAGAGCGTCAAGGCAGGACATTTAAGTTATATTGGAGATAGTGAAATAGGAAGCGGTACGAATATTGGTGCGGGCTTTATTACTTGTAATTACAATGGCAAGAGTAAGCATAAAACAATAATTGGTAAAAATGTATTTATCGGGAGTGATTCGCAAGCAGTAGCACCTGTGGTGATTGAAGATGATTGTCTCATTGGTGCTGGAAGCACGATAAGACGGAATCTCAAAAAAGGCGAACTCTTTGTTACGCGTGGAGAAGAAGTGAGTAAAGCGGGATTTTTTTATAAATTTTTCAATAAAAAATCATAG
- the thiS gene encoding sulfur carrier protein ThiS — MQIKLNGNIIHTESKNVLELLQEYKIETKSVAVAINLEIVKQEKWDSFLLKENDIIECLTFMGGG, encoded by the coding sequence ATGCAAATTAAACTTAATGGAAATATTATTCATACAGAATCCAAAAATGTTTTGGAGTTGTTGCAGGAATATAAAATAGAAACAAAAAGTGTAGCTGTTGCGATTAATCTTGAAATTGTCAAACAAGAGAAGTGGGATTCCTTTCTTTTAAAAGAAAACGATATTATAGAATGTCTTACCTTTATGGGTGGTGGATAA
- the argC gene encoding N-acetyl-gamma-glutamyl-phosphate reductase, which produces MKIKTSIVGVSGYTGLELVKLLIHHPVFELNAVYASENHQELSALHCCLKDVIKLPVSEANLTQIAQESELVFLALPHQKAMEYVKGLYDKGVKIVDLSADYRLSLEKYEENYCTHLDKENLKNAVYGLPEYNRSQVAKTSLVANPGCYPTASLLAILPFIPYLDLNHTLYIDAKSGVSGAGKKLAQTSHFVTINENLFAYSPINHRHSSEINEQLKKLGKENLKALFVPHLIPLTRGMLVSVYARLKEPIEALEILQTKYNNEPFVRVRRTCSQIKNVAGTHFCDIFAKTDGLDLFITSSIDNLLRGASSQALANANLMFGLEESLGLPQIAYAP; this is translated from the coding sequence ATGAAAATTAAAACTTCTATTGTTGGAGTCAGTGGCTATACAGGATTGGAGCTTGTAAAGCTCTTGATTCACCACCCTGTATTTGAACTGAATGCAGTATATGCTAGCGAGAATCATCAAGAATTATCCGCTTTACATTGTTGTTTAAAAGATGTAATAAAATTACCTGTATCGGAAGCAAATTTGACACAAATTGCACAAGAAAGTGAATTGGTTTTTCTTGCCTTACCACACCAAAAAGCAATGGAATATGTTAAAGGGCTTTATGATAAGGGTGTTAAAATTGTAGATTTGTCGGCGGATTATCGTTTGAGTTTAGAAAAATATGAGGAGAATTATTGCACTCATTTGGATAAAGAGAATCTAAAAAATGCAGTTTATGGGTTACCTGAATATAATCGCTCACAAGTTGCCAAAACAAGCTTGGTTGCTAATCCGGGCTGTTACCCCACAGCTTCTTTATTGGCGATTCTGCCTTTTATTCCTTATTTGGATTTGAATCATACACTTTATATTGATGCAAAAAGTGGAGTAAGTGGAGCAGGAAAAAAGTTAGCGCAAACTTCTCATTTTGTAACGATTAATGAGAATCTTTTTGCATATTCTCCTATCAATCATCGTCATTCTTCTGAAATTAATGAGCAATTAAAAAAGCTTGGTAAGGAGAATCTAAAGGCACTTTTTGTGCCACATTTGATTCCGCTTACACGCGGTATGTTAGTGTCTGTTTATGCGCGTTTAAAAGAGCCGATAGAGGCATTAGAGATTTTGCAAACCAAATACAATAATGAACCATTTGTTCGTGTTAGGAGGACTTGCTCCCAAATTAAAAATGTTGCAGGCACACATTTTTGTGATATTTTTGCTAAAACCGATGGCTTGGATTTATTTATTACTTCAAGTATTGACAATCTCTTGCGTGGTGCAAGCTCCCAAGCACTTGCGAATGCTAATTTAATGTTTGGGTTAGAAGAATCCTTAGGATTACCACAAATTGCATATGCTCCTTAG
- a CDS encoding UDP-2,3-diacylglucosamine diphosphatase, giving the protein MIQEKFIIQEGAIFIADSHHHSLYQNTLDSAFQELLQFSSRQIFLMGDIFDFLVGSVQQSLRDNQKTLELLEQLSFKHKIYYFEGNHDFLLSQIPHFKNICYFPLNVQPVCFDFGGKKAYLAHGDIFLNWQYSFYTKMIRQHFFIKFLDFFSFFLYPQILHYLQNKKKQKKMTKNTNKSLIDGDKLAFLRINKYKKNLNISNDSYIVEGHFHWGKNVKFHQMNYIGLPFFACKKKYFVVEYTNYCLSLIEKEL; this is encoded by the coding sequence ATGATACAAGAGAAATTCATCATTCAAGAAGGGGCGATTTTTATTGCCGATTCACATCATCATAGTCTTTACCAAAATACATTGGATTCTGCGTTTCAAGAGCTTTTGCAATTTTCTAGTCGGCAGATTTTTCTTATGGGAGATATTTTTGATTTTTTAGTTGGCAGTGTCCAGCAATCTTTGAGAGATAATCAAAAAACACTTGAGCTGTTAGAGCAGTTATCTTTCAAGCACAAAATTTATTATTTTGAAGGGAATCACGATTTTTTATTATCGCAAATTCCTCATTTTAAAAATATTTGTTATTTTCCATTGAATGTCCAACCTGTTTGTTTTGACTTTGGAGGAAAGAAAGCTTATTTAGCACACGGAGATATATTTTTGAATTGGCAGTACTCATTTTATACTAAAATGATCCGCCAACATTTTTTTATTAAATTTTTAGATTTTTTTTCTTTTTTTCTGTATCCTCAAATTTTGCATTATTTACAAAACAAAAAGAAGCAAAAAAAAATGACAAAAAATACAAATAAATCACTTATTGATGGCGATAAATTAGCATTTTTACGCATTAATAAATATAAAAAAAACTTAAATATTTCAAACGATTCCTATATTGTAGAGGGGCATTTTCATTGGGGTAAAAATGTAAAATTTCATCAAATGAATTACATTGGGTTACCTTTTTTTGCTTGTAAAAAAAAGTATTTTGTTGTAGAATATACAAATTATTGTTTATCCTTAATTGAAAAGGAGTTATGA
- a CDS encoding chemotaxis protein CheV, with amino-acid sequence MELVDFRIHKLEKGKLYEGIYGINVAKVNEIIRLPELTELPGVPDYIEGIFDLRGVVIPVINLAKWMNVEVPKNKKIKPRVIIAEFNNIMIGFIVHEAKRIRRISWKDIEPAHFSSSIEANMDKSKITGVTRIEGDQVLLVLDLESIVQDLGFYHPEMSAERSYNKFSGLALVLDDSAIARKILKEFLEKMGFDVAEANNGEAGLQKLNKLYENYGDNLISQLKIIISDIEMPQMDGFHFAAKVKEDPRFAKIPIVFSSSISDRFSESRGKEAGAESYLVKFDGNKFHDEITRIVNKYSSN; translated from the coding sequence ATGGAGTTGGTGGATTTTAGAATTCATAAACTTGAAAAAGGTAAATTGTATGAGGGGATTTACGGAATTAATGTTGCAAAAGTTAATGAAATAATCCGCTTGCCAGAACTTACAGAGTTGCCGGGAGTGCCTGACTATATAGAGGGAATCTTTGATTTACGAGGGGTTGTTATACCAGTGATTAACCTTGCAAAATGGATGAATGTTGAAGTTCCTAAGAATAAAAAAATTAAACCACGTGTGATTATTGCGGAATTTAATAATATTATGATAGGTTTTATTGTGCATGAGGCAAAACGGATTCGTAGAATTAGTTGGAAAGACATTGAGCCAGCGCACTTTAGTTCTTCTATAGAAGCTAATATGGATAAAAGTAAAATCACAGGTGTTACAAGGATTGAGGGAGACCAAGTCTTGTTGGTTTTGGATTTAGAAAGCATTGTGCAAGATTTAGGATTCTATCATCCTGAAATGAGTGCAGAACGTTCGTATAATAAATTTAGTGGATTAGCTCTTGTGCTTGATGATAGCGCGATTGCTAGAAAAATCTTAAAAGAGTTTTTAGAGAAAATGGGCTTTGATGTAGCAGAAGCAAACAATGGAGAAGCGGGACTTCAAAAGCTTAATAAACTTTATGAAAATTATGGAGATAATCTAATTTCGCAACTTAAGATTATCATTTCAGATATTGAAATGCCTCAAATGGACGGATTCCACTTTGCAGCTAAAGTGAAAGAAGACCCAAGATTTGCCAAGATTCCAATTGTTTTTAGCTCTTCTATTAGTGATAGGTTTAGTGAGAGTAGAGGTAAAGAGGCGGGTGCAGAATCTTATCTTGTGAAATTTGATGGAAATAAATTTCACGATGAAATTACAAGAATTGTCAATAAATACAGCAGTAATTAG